The DNA window ACGAAATACAAGATACAATCGATTACTTTGCCGAGTTCGATAAACCAAAGATTATCTACGGGCAATTCCAAATAGCGCCACATTTCGCTTTAGACAGAACCGGTTTAACATTCGGCAGTAACCATTATATGTTGTTAGGGTTGAGCGCCGACGTGTTGCTATTTTTATTGGGCGTTCTAAATTCTAAGGTTTATTTCTTCTTTATGAACACAATAGTATCAAGTATACAAGGCGCTACCTTAGTCGCACAAAAAAGCCGTATAGTTAATTTCCCCATCCCAATATTAAATACTTCCGGTACATTAAAATCCGCGCGGCACGACAATATGGTGGCGTTGGTGGAGGAGATGTTGGAATTGCACAAGCGCCTCGCCCGGGCCAAATCCGACCCCGACAAGCAGCGCCTCCAACGCGCCGTCGCCACCACCGACCGCAAGATCGATAATCTGGTCTACGAGCTGTACGGCCTGGCGGACGAGGAGATAAGGATCGTTGAATCGTAGGGGCCGGCGGTAGGGGCGACTGGCCAGTCGCCCCTACAACGCGCCGTCGACGCCACCGACCGCCAAATAGACGCGCTGGTCTACGTGCTGTACGGCCTGACGGATGAGGAGATAAAGATCGTGGAGGGTTCGTAGAGTAATAACAAACCCCTTAAGCTTAATTAATGGGAGGTTCGATTAAATGGCTGACGACCGAAAAGAACATATAGATAGGTTTATCCAAGATGTTATATCGTCGAGAGACGCTCATCGGATAAGGACTTCCGAGTTTGTTAGCTTCTCTAGCGTTTTTATTGGTATTCTCTTAGTCGGTTTTGGATACTTAGCGAAAGGACCTAACGTTACAATCTCTTTTTGCTCTTCGGTTTCTTTCGCATTATCTTTTTTATTTTTCCTAGGAGCAGTATTCATTAGTATAATTAGCTGGCATAAGTCTTTCGCGACCGTACGTTGGCCTTCCGCGAAACGTTTAACAAGAGCTAATTATATTAAGTACGCCGAACATAACTACGATCTTATTAAAACGAGTTTAAATCGTTGTTCGAAATGGATAACCGTAGCCGGGTTCCTTTTTTGCGCTGGGTTATTATTCCTCGGGGTGTCGGCGGTGTTATTATTCTTAACCGCCGTCGATTGCTAACGGTTTCCCGAATCGACTTAATAAATTTCGCTTTTCCGGAAAGGAGGTTTTAATATGGCAGGTAACGGGGAAGAAAATGGCGGACTGAACGATGACGATGGCACGGGCAAATTCGTTAAAGAAAGCGATAAAGGAAAAGCCACTCGGCCAACGCCGTCAAAACCCGAAAAATCCGACGACAAATAGAAACCTACAGGACCCGCCTCCAGCGCGCCATCGCCGCCACCGACCGCAAGATCGACGCGCTGGTCTACGAGCTGTACGGCCTGACGGAGGAGGAAATAAAGATCGTGGAGGGGTCGTAGGGGCGGCAGGGGGCGCACAGCTGTGCGCTCCAACATCGCGGCCCATACGGGCGTAAGCCGTTGCGGTCCTGCAACGGGCCCCGGTGGGAAGTTTTCACCCTAAAAGAAGGAGGTATAAACCGTGGCTTGTGAACAATTCGACGTTTGGTATTACATCGTATACCTTCACCGCGACGCGGACCGCGAGGGCGCCTCCCACATATCCGCGGCGCGAATTTGGTGCCAAGGCTACTGCCGGGGACGGATAGAAAATTTCGAAATCACGTTTTGGCAAGATATGAGCGACGCCCCGGAGAACTTGTCGGCTATAACCCCCGAACGGCTGGCGGGTTCTTTGCACGTCGCGGCCGCGGAATACCCTTGGTATATCGACTTGTTGCGTAACGAGAAACCGGTGCGCGCCAGGATTTTCACCGAACCGGCGTTAAACACGTTATGCACCCTTGACGAACGGGTCGGCGAGGGCGAGCCGGCGCCGTAGGGGCGACTGGCCAGTCGCCCCTCCAGCGCGCCGTCGGCGCTACGGACCGCAAGATAGATGAACTAGTGTACGAGCTGTACGGCCTGACGGATGAGGAGATAAGGGTCGTGGAGGGGGCTGAATAAGGATTGGAACGATGCCCGAAAAGCTAAAAAAGGAGAACATATTTTGAAAATAGATTTCCCTTTATTCCGCAAGTATTACGGAATAGCGAAAAATGCTTTTATAAAAGTAAAGGATATCGAGGATGAAATCCGGCCCGCAGAAATAGCTCTTGAACAATGCAAGGGTACCCCCGCTGAGAACGAAATTATAAGCCGATTATTGATTTGGAACCATGAAACAGACCTAAAATCTATGGAAGCGGTTATTTTCTGCCATTTAGCCTTAGAATCTTTTATAAATTACTACGCTTTTAAATATCTAGGAAAAGCCGTCTTTGAAAAACGCGTAAAAAGATTGGATTTCTTATCTAAGTGGGTGTTCGTGCCTTTATTAAAATTAGGTAAGAATATAGGACCAAGTTCTAGAGAGATGATAGAATTAGAATGGTTAAATAAGAAAAGGAATCTTTTAGTTCACGATAAACCGTTTTCTTCATCTTTGGATAAAATTACTAATTATTGTTTGAATAGAGAAGCCGACGCGCGACGAGCTGTCGGTTGTGTTGAGAAAACCATTTCGTTTTTAAAATCTATCGATCCCGACGTTATCAAAATTTGGGCTCGTTTCGCAGAATAAGCGAAAAATTCGTCTTGTCACCGTTCCGACGCCGACAAGCAACGCCTCCAGCGCGCCGTCGCCGCCACCGACCGCAATATCGCCGTCCCGTCGTACGGGCGCAACGCGTTGCGCCCCTACCGGCCTGACGGCCGAGGAGATAAGGGTGGTGGAGGGGCGGTAGGGGCGCACAGCTGTGCGCCCCCACAACGGCCGGCCCTATAAAAACCGTCTCCGCATGCGCCGCCCCCTCCGGCTTTTCCCCCTTGATGAACGCGGCGGTTTATGGTATAAATAGCGCCTTACTGGGGCTGTAGTTCAACTTGGATAGAGCACCGGCCTGTCACGCCGGATGTTGCGGGTTCGAGCCCCGTCGGCCCCGAATGGACCAGCCCCCCGCGCGGCGGAGGGCATAAATAGTAAAATATGCGTAAATCTTTGACCGGAGGCTGAGATTAAATGAAAAAAGTCTTAATCGTTACGGCTACGGCGGCCGCGCTGGCCTGGGTCGCCCTGACCTCGAGCGGGTGCGGCGGCTGCGGCTACGACGAGAACAAGGTCATCGCCGCTATCGGCGACAAGGGCGCCGTTACGGTGGGCGACTTCGTCTACCACTACAAACGCGCGGTCGAGATGGCGCCGCCCCAGGACAAACCGGTGATCAACACCTTCGACGACGCCAAGGACTTCCTCGACGATATCTTAATCAGCCGCGTGCTCGAGCTGGAGGCCGAGGAACTCGGCTACGGCGACGACGAGCAATTGAAAAAAGACGTCGAGACGTACCGGTCCAACCTCCTCCGCGAACGCGCCCGCAAAAAGATCGAGGATACTATCAAGGTGACCGAGGCGGAGATTCTGGATTATTACAACAAAAATAAAGAATGGCGGCGCGTCTCGTTCCTTGTATGCGATAAGAAGGACCAGGCCGAAAAGGCGCGCGCCGAGCTCAAGGCCGGGAAACCCTGGAACGACGTCGTCAAGAAGTACTCCGTCTTCGAGCAAAATAAAAACGAAGGTGGCGTAATGCCGGAGGACTTCTACTATTCCGGCGATAACGTGAGCCGCGCCGTGTACGAGGCCGAAGTCGGGAAATACACGCCCGTCATCGAGGCGGAGACCGGCAATATGTGGTTGATCTTCCGCGTCGACAAGAAGGTCCCGGGCCAAAAGGAAGAGTACGCCAAGGTCAAGGACGACATCCGCAACTCCATAAAGAGTTACAAGGTCAACGTCACTACGGTGGAACACGTCGCGAAGTTGCGGAAGGAAGCCGATATCAAGCTTAACCGCGAAGTCTACGACGCGGTGGTGAAGGGCAAACTCGCCGACGCCAAGGATAAATATAACCGCAAGGGAAAAGCGGTTTCTACGGTAGGCGGCGTACCGATATATTTTGAGAGCTGGTTCGAGGGTATGCCCCTTCAGTTCGGGATGAGCGAAGAGGGGCTGGATGAATTCAAGCGCAAGGAGCCCGGGGAGTTTAAAAAGATGTTGGACGGCCGGCTCAAGGCGTTGGAGGACGACGCGTTGCTCGAGTTCGACGCCATCCGCTCCGGGGTGGATAAGGAGCCCGATTTCGTCCGCGACCTGAACAGGTTCCGCGCCGGCAAAATGGTGGACCGGATTTACGACGAGGTGTTCGTCCCCACCATCCCGGACGTGACCGAGGCGGAGGTCAAGGAGTACTTCGAGAACCACAAGGACGAGTTCCAGGATATCGAACGCGCCGAGGTCGAGTTCGTCGCGATGCCGAAGAAGGCCGAAACCGACGACATCCGGGCCAAAGTAACGGCGGGCGGCGATTTCATGGCCGCCGCGCAAGAATACGCCCAAAAGTACTACGAGGAGTTGGAGAAGCGGGGCGAAGCGGAGAAGCAGCCGGCGCCGTCGGAATTGCCGATGGCCGACTTTTTAGTAATACCGCGGCAAGCGGAAAGCGCCGGAGCGGGTGCGCCCGCCGGGCCCGAAGGCGGTCCGCCTCCGCTCGTGGACGAATTCCGGCCTCGCGTCTTCAAAGCCAAAAAAGGCGACGTGAGCGAGGTCTTCAAGTTGAAGGACGGCCGTTGGGCGTTCTTCAGGTACGTCGAATATTACCCGTTCGTACAGTATACGCTGGAAGAAGAGCAGTACAACGGCTTGGCGAAAGACGGCGCGTATCGCGAGAAGCTGGCCAGCCCGGAGATCGACCGCAAATGCCAGGCTTGGTTCGAGGAATTGCGCGGTAAGTATTCGATCGAAATCGACGATAGCGCCCTCAAGATGGCGTATAAGAAGGTCCAGAAGTTATAGTGGCGGTTCGGACGCGGATATGGGCGGCGGTCGCCGTTATAACGTTGCTGGCGGCGGCCGCCGGCTGCCGTAAGGGCGAGGAAGGAGAAGCCGCCCGGGAGCGCGTCGTGGCGCGCGCGGGCGACCGAGAGATAACCGCCGCCGACGTTTACCGCGGCCTTTACCCCCAGGGTAGGCCCGAGGGCGCCGAGGTCGATGCCGACGCCGCGCGTCGGGTCGTAGAGCAACTGCTCGAGCGCGCGATAATACTCGCGTGGGCCGGGAAGAACGGATTGGAGGTCGGCGACGCCGAGGTCGACGCCCGCCTGGGCCTGATTAAAGCCGACTACGGCGCCCGGGGTTTCGCCTCCTACCTCAAGTCGCAGAACCTCACGGCCGAAGCGTTCGAGGAGACCGTGCGGGACGACCTCATCGTCGAGGCGGCAATCGAGGCCGCGGTGGTGGAGAAGGTCTCGGTCAGCTACGACGACGTCGTGGCCTACTACAACGTCCACGCCGCCGATTTCGAGGTGCCGGCCGAATTTCACCTCAAACAGATCGTTACGGACGATAAGGGCCGGGCCGAAGAGGCTCTCGCCAAGCTGACGTACGGCGCGACCTTCGAGGAAGTGGCCCGGGAGCTCTCGATTTCGCCGGACCGCCACGCCGGCGGCGACGTCGGCTATACCACCTTGGAGGCTCTTCCGCCGGAGGTGGCCGCGGCGGTGAAGGACCTGCCCCCGGGTCGGACCAGCGGCGTGATCGCGACGCCGTACGGTTGCGAAATCGTCAAAGTAGTAAGCGTGCGGGAAGCGAGGCGCCGCCCTTTGGCCGAGGTTCGACCCGAAATAGAAGACCTCCTCCGCACCGAGCGCGAGGAGGAGCTCTACGCGCGTTGGTTG is part of the bacterium genome and encodes:
- a CDS encoding peptidyl-prolyl cis-trans isomerase; protein product: MAVRTRIWAAVAVITLLAAAAGCRKGEEGEAARERVVARAGDREITAADVYRGLYPQGRPEGAEVDADAARRVVEQLLERAIILAWAGKNGLEVGDAEVDARLGLIKADYGARGFASYLKSQNLTAEAFEETVRDDLIVEAAIEAAVVEKVSVSYDDVVAYYNVHAADFEVPAEFHLKQIVTDDKGRAEEALAKLTYGATFEEVARELSISPDRHAGGDVGYTTLEALPPEVAAAVKDLPPGRTSGVIATPYGCEIVKVVSVREARRRPLAEVRPEIEDLLRTEREEELYARWLEGLRKETKVSVDDGALAEL
- a CDS encoding peptidylprolyl isomerase is translated as MKKVLIVTATAAALAWVALTSSGCGGCGYDENKVIAAIGDKGAVTVGDFVYHYKRAVEMAPPQDKPVINTFDDAKDFLDDILISRVLELEAEELGYGDDEQLKKDVETYRSNLLRERARKKIEDTIKVTEAEILDYYNKNKEWRRVSFLVCDKKDQAEKARAELKAGKPWNDVVKKYSVFEQNKNEGGVMPEDFYYSGDNVSRAVYEAEVGKYTPVIEAETGNMWLIFRVDKKVPGQKEEYAKVKDDIRNSIKSYKVNVTTVEHVAKLRKEADIKLNREVYDAVVKGKLADAKDKYNRKGKAVSTVGGVPIYFESWFEGMPLQFGMSEEGLDEFKRKEPGEFKKMLDGRLKALEDDALLEFDAIRSGVDKEPDFVRDLNRFRAGKMVDRIYDEVFVPTIPDVTEAEVKEYFENHKDEFQDIERAEVEFVAMPKKAETDDIRAKVTAGGDFMAAAQEYAQKYYEELEKRGEAEKQPAPSELPMADFLVIPRQAESAGAGAPAGPEGGPPPLVDEFRPRVFKAKKGDVSEVFKLKDGRWAFFRYVEYYPFVQYTLEEEQYNGLAKDGAYREKLASPEIDRKCQAWFEELRGKYSIEIDDSALKMAYKKVQKL